The sequence tttctctttcagtAAAATGTTAGcatgatatacttttaaaaaaaggaactctggTGACTGCCTTGATATTTGAAAGATTAAAATCAGTACAAGCCTTGGCCACCCAGTTCTGAGCAATAAAAGAATTTCGGATTTTGGAAAGATAAGAActaggggtaaaaaaaaaaaaaagaacctagatTCAGGGCTCAGCAACTTTTAGAAGGAGGAATTCTGAGGTGTTTGGGGAGGACaggcagagggtggaggaggATATGCTGAGAGACTGCTGGTTCTAGGCTGGAAGGATGGTGCAAAAAAGTGCAAGGAAACAGACTCCTACGTGGAACAGGAAAAGGCTGAACTCACTCACAGCCCTGGCATTTAAATCTCGCTGCTGTGGGGAGTTGacaagaaagggagggaggcctgggggcagcAGCTGAACTACACAGCAAAGCAAATGGCTGTGCGTTACCTCTGGTCCACATGCCTTAAGGTTGCTGAGCCCTGGTTCACAATTTAACTCACCCTGGGAGTCAGTTCTTGAAAAAGGAATGGTTAGCCAGGCATGGCACTCAATCCCAAAGAGAGGTCTGGGGACTGAGGCGcaggagggggaaagaatggAGGGGAATAAGAAGGAGCAGCTGCACTTGgggaaaacacaagaaaaagaaaccgGTGTGGGAATGACGGTGGTGGCTCTGTGATTccaccaggtgtccctccagtATGAGGTTTTCTACTGTGGTAAAGGTGGTAGAAAATTGAGACAGGCACCTTTTCAATTGGATACAAGCACCTTTGGTGTCACCAGGCCTTGTCCACACCCCTGGGTCTTAGGATGGTTCTgcatttcatttagaattttaatgAGCCCCAAGGGAGTTGCAGCTGCCCATCTTACCCTGATGCCTTGAATCAATTTGAAAGTACCCCAAGCCTAAATTCGTGTTCACAGGGACAACACTGGCCTGTCATATGTACTTAACACTGGGAGGAGGCATGAGTGCCCAGTTATTTTAGTACTGGTGGTCTATACAAAGGAATGCATGAGAGTGCAGATTCAGCTCGGGATCTTCCCTGGATTATCAGTATGCAGTCTCAACTTGGTTCCCTTTACTATTCTTACATATTCCAGAAGCCTAAAGCACCATCACTCATGGAGGTGGCATCTGGGTAAGAGAATTAGTTGGGACCTCaccaaaaaaatgtgaaattcctAGTCATCGACTTTGCTTAGAACTTTACTAATCATTCATTTCAAGGAAGCTGCAGAAATCATTCCTCGCTACGAACAAATTCATGGCAAAGTCCTTGTCTATGAGCTAAACAAATACCATCTGGAAAATTACCCTTTTTGCAGACAAGGAGAAGAGTTCCATAACTTATCTTTGTGCACTTCAAAAGAGTACCAGGAACAAGCAAGCTATAAAAGTCAACCTCTCTAAATTCGTTTAGAGAAGGTTAACCAAAGCAGCATTGTCTTATAATcagatattaaaattaacatacacgtacagacacacacacaaactaataATGCTAAATATTGTAACAGGAACAAGATAATATTTGAACTGAATTTTTCACAGTCTGGAAAACACCATTACTATTTTCCTTCTGGCTTTCCTTTCTGTGGTTGGAAAAGCAAAGCCCCTTAGTTTACACTTCATCTTCCACCAATGACAGAGTCCAAAAAAGTGACTTTTTCATGAGTTTCCTGCAGGCTATAGGTCAGGACGGTTGGAATTTTTCTTGCATAGTTTTCAGTGATTGCATATTGGCTaatgattattatattttaaaaatttattaaagaattaaACCATAGCAATCTTGTTGACTTTCTCACGAAATCCTCCTAATGCAGTATCACAGAAGCCtaactgtattttctcttaaagAGAAGATTAAATTCCAGAGATTATGTAGTGCAACTGGTTAACTTATAGGAAAGAGACAACACACTAATATAACTTCACCATCCAAACATGGGAAATGTGTTTTGGGTACCCAGTTAACAAAATACATCCATGGTCTGCAATGTCCTTCCAGTTTTATATCCAGCACAACCCTGTGATTCTAATTGAAGAGAATGGAGTCAGGATCTTGGTTTGCCATCTGTGCTATATGCTTTAACACATCCTTTTTGGTAATGATTCCGAGCAACCGCCTGAAAGGCAAAACAagacagcaaaacaaaaataaatgtgcagTTAGCATTCTCAGAGGTGATGCTTTTCCTCCCCGATCCTTTGCAACCTTGTCTTCAAGAACTGTCCACATCCACAGGATGAGGAGATAACAGAACTAGGTTTCATGCACCAGGCAAATGGGGCAGTGCATGGGTCCCTAAACAGACTGCAAGCATTTTTACTTCAGGTCTCACATCCCGCTACTTCTTGTGCCTTAAATATTCCCTACATATCTGAATCTTCTCTTTGGCCACCTAGCTCAAACACTCCTCTTCCAGGACACCTTCCCTGATCTTGCAAGCCAGCAGAGACTGCGTCCTCCTGGCAACCAGGCATGATTCTGTGCATGTGTCCTGTTTGCTGTCGTATAATACGGACTCATGTGTTCTCAGATCCCCTATGACACTGCATATTACTTGAGGGGGCAGAAGGGCcttatctttttgtgtgtctcctTGGAGTCTAGTGGAATACTTTCTTGGACAAAATAGGGATtcagtaaatgttgaatgaataagctAGGGAAAGCCCCCTTGCTGATTCAAATCCTGCAAGACATCTGTTACaacatttagaaattttagaGAGCGAAACTCTTATACAATTGATGGATTAACATACCATGTTTAGAAAAAAAGCCACCCTCCTCCTCAACCTCCCttcttttccaataaaaataGCAGGGCTTCCTTTACTGCATAAGAAAGATCCCAGAAAGAGTCTTGGCCTTGAGAATCTGACGACTTGTGTTTAAAGCCTACCTCTACTATACATTAACTGGGGGCCCTTGTGGAGATCTTCAAACCTACTGAAACTTGCTTTTTCTCACCctcaaataataatagcaaaggTACTGTAAGGaccaaatactatatatatattacctaATACCATTGTAACTGCAGTGCTGTCTAATCAAAAGGACACGGCCGTTTCTTTTGTGGAGGAGGAACTGCATTATTTGGAATGTGCAGCCAGTAGTTCATATCTCTCAAACATACCTTCTCCCCCCAAACTCCTTTTCCATTAAttacaacaaaagaaacacaTCCATCTTCATCTTGGAACTTCAAAAGGGCCTGTAAGTGCTACTAATGTTCAAATGAATTGGGTTCTTCTCTCTttatctccctcccttctctttcctctcacaATCTCTTTCCTCCCCCAAAGAGCTCTCACCCATTGTGCGTAACCAGGCACTGGCGCAGTCCCAGCTTACGGAAGATATCTACTACAATCTCCATGGGGGTGAGGTCAGTCACAGTGAAGGGGCTGAGATCCAGGATGTTCCGAAGCTTGAGAGTGGGTGGGGTGTATGGTGGCATTGGAGGAGAATGCTCGGTGAAATAAATGATGGAAGTACTCACAACCCCATCCTGTTTTTTTCGagcattttctatttcaaaagtaggagaaaaaaagaagttgaaaatagttCTATTTTGATGGCCTCAAACTGGTCCCATCCTCCCCTGTGCCTTCCCCCATTTCACacgtatttctttctttccacagcGGGTCCCATTAGCCTCTTTTTGAAATCCTTACCAATTGAAATAATGAGGTCTCTTCGGAGGACAAAACCCACAAGTCTTTGGGACTCCCGGGACACCACCACTGGGAAGCCGC comes from Vulpes vulpes isolate BD-2025 unplaced genomic scaffold, VulVul3 u000000667, whole genome shotgun sequence and encodes:
- the CLCN5 gene encoding H(+)/Cl(-) exchange transporter 5, whose amino-acid sequence is GVTRMTVSLVVIMFELTGGLEYIVPLMAAAMTSKWVADALGREGIYDAHIRLNGYPFLEAKEEFAHKTLAMDVMKPRRNDPLLTVLTQDSMTVEDVETVISETTYSGFPVVVSRESQRLVGFVLRRDLIISIENARKKQDGVVSTSIIYFTEHSPPMPPYTPPTLKLRNILDLSPFTVTDLTPMEIVVDIFRKLGLRQCLVTHNGRLLGIITKKDVLKHIAQMANQDPDSILFN